In a genomic window of Trichoderma atroviride chromosome 4, complete sequence:
- a CDS encoding uncharacterized protein (EggNog:ENOG41) has product MALKWLFHFDIFDLVPEEPIGYDALAVSANVPVFELKRMLRLVMASYIFSEQVDETVQHNTISRAFAHDENMRRGIPFFCDVVIPAAARMEDATIRWPGSEDSDETARNIALNDDLPFDEYLTECNQAEGYTRLMKLLGSEPFRQNVYSANVVQGFDWASLPRDSLVVDVRSGSSCC; this is encoded by the exons ATGGCCCTTAAATGGCTGTTCCACTTCGATATTTTCGATCTTGTCCCCGAAGAGCCGATTGGATATGATGCACTGGCAGTGTCTGCGAATGTCCCAGTCTTTGAGCTCAAGCGGATGCTACGACTTGTCATGGCCAGCTACATATTTTCTGAGCAGGTGGATGAAACGGTGCAACACAATACAATCTCGAGGGCATTTGCTCATGACGAAAACATGAGACGGGGCATCCCCTTCTTCTGCGACGTCGTCAtaccagctgcagcaagaatGGAGGACGCAACAATTCGCTGGCCTGGCTCGGAGGATTCAGATGAGACCGCTCGCAACATAGCTCTAAACGATGACTTGCCCTTTGATGAATATCTGACTGAGTGCAACCAAGCTGAGGGATACACTCGTCTGATGAAGCTTCTTGGCAGCGAGCCTTTTCGACAGAATGTCTACTCGGCTAATGTTGTTCAAGGATTCGATTGGGCAAGTCTACCTAGGGATTCACTGGTTGTGGAT GTCCGATCAGGTAGCTCATGCTGCTAG